A stretch of DNA from Arachis hypogaea cultivar Tifrunner chromosome 19, arahy.Tifrunner.gnm2.J5K5, whole genome shotgun sequence:
ATGAGAATGATAACTCACGCGTCAATAATAATCAAGAAGCAAGTCAAAGGTAATGAGCATTAGAATGGTAAACATGAAGGTAGAATATGCTCAATGCACTTAGCTAGAGCAAgtgaaggaagaagaagcaccAAGTTAGGAGCATAGAGTCAAAATTGAACTAAAATGGTATAGGTGCATTTCAACAAACATTTAGTGTGAAATATTCAATTAATGAGCAAGTATGAATAGTTTAACCATGTAAAGCCTCAAATAGAATACCAACAACAACACAATACCACAAAGTCATGAAGGAATCAAGAGATGTCAAATTGATCTATCAAAGCAAGAGAGAACTCAAATTTCAACACACATGGAAAATATGAATTGGAAGAAAGAAAACAAGCAAGAATTAAGTAACAAAAATACAACTAAGAGGAAATGCAGTAGAAAGAAGATAAATGCAACTAATAAGATAGACACAAATTAGCATAAgtgacaaaaagaaagaaaggagtcgggggtagaaccttgagaagaagGAGTGAACAATGTGGAGTGTAGGTGGAGAATAGGAAAGAGAGGAAAGAGAAGGTAAGGGGTTGCCGGAGGCGGTGGTCGCCGGCAGAGGTGGTTGCCGATGTAGTGGCCAGAGACAAGGGTGATAGAAGatgggagaagaagagaggaagtgTTGGAAGAAAAAAAGTTAAAGAAGGGACTCAAAACAGGGTGCGATGTGTTTAAAATGCGTCAGGGATGCGATGCGTGagcgcactccacgcgtacgcatgggtggatAGAGATGGGAGGCGACCCGTAAGCGTCTCCTATGCCTACACATGGGTTGCAGGAAAGAgaagggatgcgtacgcgtcaggcgaTGCACACGCGTAGATAGAGTTGAGCCCTGGGCGCAGAGTGGGCCCAAAGCAGGCCTAACTCTCTCGTTTTTGTATCTGGAGTGGCGTGCAGCAcagtcgacgcgtacgcgtctatcACTCTTAAGCGTGGATTAGAAAATTGacgaccgacgcgtacgcgtctgccacgcttacgcgtggggcGCTTGGCACCAAATAGGCATAAAAGAGGCACAACTCTCTTGTTTTCGTACCAGAGTGGCCAAAATTTGcaatcaacgcgtacgcgtgggttatcGAAATGGCAATggacgcgtaagcgtcacccaCGTCGACagcccctttcttttttttttttcatacacaTGAAGAGGGCCAATTATAGCACAAATTGGTAGTAATGCATGCTAAAGGGGTCAAAAACATCAAAAACCTCATGTAACACTCAACCTTAAGAATTTCTTCAACATCTTAATTCAATCAAACCATTATCAATGAACTCCTCATGTGCAATTTAACACAaaaatcaagcaaaaatcaaCCCTACTATGAACAAACTCACAAATCAAGCAATTACCAAAGGTAAAAAAATTCTACAAGCTATGTGCAAGAAACTATAAGCAAAGGTAGATCATACCATGATGggctgtctcccacctagcacttttctttaacgtccttaagttggatggtcattagctcaaatctcttctccttcGGGTTCATCCTCAAGGAGGAACACCTCAACCTCTTTGTTGCTTTTCATCTTTTCTCTATGGTATAGCTTTAGACGATGACCATTAACCTTGAAGATATTAGGGCTTGAAGGAtggcgcaagtggtagacccCATATGGCTCCGCTTTCTCCACTCTATACGAGCTTTCCCACCTTGATCTCAACTTTTCGGGCATCAATCTCAACCTAGAGTTATAGAGGAGAACCAAATCTCCCGCTCTAAACTGTCTTCTTCTAATATTTCTATCATGCATCgctttcatcttctccttgtaaatCCTTGAATTGTCATAGGCTTCCAATCGAAGGTTCTCAAGCTCCATCAACTATAACTTCCTTTCGAATCCAACCCCAAATCCAGTGTTGCATTCTTTTACGGCCCAATATACTTTATGCTCTATCTTCGCCGGTAGATGGCAAGCCTTCCAATAGACCAACCGAAACGGCCTCATACCAATTGGCATCTTATAGGCCGTCTGGTAGGCCCAAAGCGCAGCAACGAGCTTAGAAATCCAATATTTCTTGTGAGGCTTCACAACATTTTTCAATATGCACTTTATTTCCCGATTGGAGACCTCGGCTTGGCCATTCGTTTGTGGGTGGTATGCCGTGGCCACTTTATAGATGATGCCATACTTCTTCATTAACCTTatcattcttttgttgcaaaaatatgagccttgatcactcacgattgttCGTGctgatccaaagcggcaaataatGTTATttcgaacaaaagaaagaaccacATTAGCATCATCGGTTCGGGTGGGAATCGCCTCCACCCATGTACATGAaatcattagaatttggaaatggcccCATAATGTCAAtatcccaaacataaaaaatttcgcAAAACAACATTGTTTGTTGGGGCAAAACCCGTAATCCAAGACATTTCGAGCCgtcctttgaggaccaaaatggccACCACCCTCGGAAGAGTGGCAAGCCTCCAAAATAGCTTGATGCTTGGATTACGGTatacatcttcgaattacttgatcGGCACGACATCTCCAtaagtatgggtcatcccatacaaaatatttggattcgcttttgagcttatccttttgatgttgATAAAAATTAGGAGAAAAGGAGCGAGCGACCAAGTAATTTgtaataggtgcataccaaggggtcACCTCGGATATTGCTAGCAAACCGTCAAGAGGGAATGTATCATTAATAGGAGTGGGGTTGCCCTTtgtgtgctcaaggtgactcaagtggtctccACTAAGTTTtgcgaaccactcctatctttgatttctaggTCAAATTTTTGCAATAGCAACACCCATCGGATCAACCTAGGTTTGGATTCCTTCTTGGCCAACAAATATTTCAGTACTGCATGATCcgagtatactaccaccttagaGCCAAGTAGATAAGCCCGTAATTTATCCAAGGTGAAGACAATAGCTAACAATTCTTTCTCGGTGGTAGTATAATTGGATTTCGATCCATCTAAAGTTTTTGAGGCATAGGCAATGACATAAGAAATTTTACCCTCGCGCTAAGCTAGCGCCGCTTCCACCGCGTAGTTTGATGTATCacacattatctcgaatggccTAGTTCAATTTGTCCCTCTGAAAATGGGAGCTTGGGTCAAAGCTACCTTGAGCTTGTCAAAAGCCTCCATGCACTCTTCACTTAAATCAAATTCCACATCCTTTTGCAACAATCGAGATAGAggtagtgccaccttactaaagtccttaatgaatcgccggtaaaaacctgcatgtcaAAGAAATacatggacttccctcacagaagagggataAGGCATACTAGAAATAACATTGACCTTTGCCGGATCCACAGAGATCCCATCATTAGAGACAATGTGCCCAAAAACAATACCTTgtctaaccataaaatggcatttctcaAAATTTAACACAAGGTTTGATTTAGTACACCTCCCTAATACTTTTGCTAGATTGTCCAAGCAAAGGTCAAAAGAGTTCCCATAAACAGAAAAATTGTCCATGAACACCTCTATGCAATACTCCAAAAGATCCACAAAtatactcatcatacacctttggaacgtTATCGGTGCGTTGCGCAAGTCAAATggcattctcttatatgcatacaTTCCAAAAGGGCATGTGAaggtggttttttcttggtcttgtgGAGCAATGTAGATTTGAAAATATCCGGAATAGCCATCTAAGAAACAGTAATGAGATTTACCAcataggcgatcaagcatttgatcgatgaagggcaacggaaagtgatccttcctagtGGCTACATTCAATTGCCGATAGTCAATACACACCCTCCATGAGTTTTGGAATCTTGTGGCTATATGCTTTCCTTGTTCATTCTTGATTGTAGTAACACTGGATTTCTTTGGAACCACTTAGACgaggctcacccactcactatcCGAAATCGGATAGAAAATGTCCGCTTCTAATAACCGGGAGACCTCCTTCTTCACAACCTCTAGAATGGTATGATTTAGATGCCTTTGAGGTTTTCTAACGGGTTTGGCTCATTCTTTTAGGAAAATTCGGTGTTCACACAGTTAGGGGCTAATGCCAATTAagtccgccaagctccacccaatggcCTTCTTGTTCCTCCTCAAGACATTaagcaacttctcttcttggtggaAGGAGAACTCCTTTGCAACAATTACCAGGAGCTTTTGGTCATCTTCAAGGAAGGCATATTTTAGGTGGGCCGGGAGTGGTTTCAAATCTATCTTTTGTTCATGACTCGGCACTTTATCATTCGGTCATTGGAGGTGATAAGGCATCTTCTTCATATACATGGGAACTCCCCACACTTGGATCTTGAATCATAATCTTTCCATCAAAATCATCTTGTTGAACTTGGACCACAACATTATCAATAAAATCACACCAGAATATAGAGTGATCCTCCGGTGGATGTCTCATGGCTTCATCAAGATTAAAGCTTACTTCTCTTCCATCGATCTCAAATGAGTAGGTACCCGAAAACGCATCTAGTTTGAACCGGGAGGTTTTCAAGAAGGGCCTTCCAAGCAAGATAGATGAGGTCCTCCCGGAATTACCAGGGGGCATTTTGAGAATATAAAAATCAATCGGGAAGACCAACCCCTTTATACTCACTAGAACATCCTCTGCGATACCAACTACGGAAATTATGCTTTTGTCTGCCAAAACAAACCGGGCGGCCCACCGTTTCAACGGTGGAAGCTTTTAGACCTCATAGACGGACAAGGGCTTAATACTCACACATGCACCAAGATAGCACATACAATCAACAAATTTGACCACATCTATGGTGCAAGTTACTAGGCAAGGGCCAGGGTCACCACACTTCTCCGGCACAGCATCCATTAAAGCGGAGATTAAGCTTCCcaatggaatagtttctaaatcattaAGCTTTTCCTTGTTTATGCATAGGTCCTTTAGAAACttggcatatttaggtacttggcAGATAGCATCAAAGAGAGGAATGATTACCTcgactttcttgaacatttccaTCATTTTGGGATCCAACTCAACGTGCTTCTTGGTCTTCCTTGCCAATGTGGGAAATGGGATTGGAGTAGCATCTTGCAAGACATCCCAATCCTTAGGTATTCCACCGCTTGGTTGAGCAATCACTTCTTCGACTACCTCTTGGGCTTCATCCTCCTTTTCAACTTCTTCTATCTCAACCACATCCTCATCTTGAGTAACCTCTATCGGACTTGGCTCTTCATGACTCTTCTCTTGCAATTTGATGCCGAACCTCaaggtaatggcattgatgccacccttgggttGGGTAGAGGTTGAGAGGGTAAGGCACTTAAACTTGAGGGTTGAGTGGTAGAGGTGGAGGTAGAGCTTGAGGGGGGTTCCATTCGGGAAATAAGGGCTTGGAGTGTAGAATTGAGACTGGTAAGGCTTGTGGCAAGTGTTGTCTGAAGCTCCTTTTGTCCTTGGAGGATGGAGCGGAGTGTCTCATATTGGTTGGAAGAAGGAGAAGGATAGGTGATTTGGGGGGCTTGTGGTTGGTTGGGTGGAGGTGCTAGCCTTTGATGAGGTGCTTGGTAGGTTTGGTAGGCTCTTCCTTGATTTTGGTTTTAGTATGGAGGATTTTGTTGGTATCAGTTttgttggttgttgttgttgttccatctttggttcccACAATTGTCCTTTCCTCCTTGATTAtaattgtccctccatcctttgTTGGAGTTATCTTGCCACCCTTGATTGAAATTACccccttggttatagttgcctcCTTGTTGGTGATAACCTTGGTTTAGACGATTGTAATAGGCATTAGTAGCCGCCAAGGTGTTATCTTCTTTGAGGTTTGGGCATTCATCGGTGTAATGGGTGTAACAAGAGAAAATTTCCAACACTCTTTGGAGGACCAATTAttgactttgttgttgttgaggaggtagaggttgttgttgatcgagttggagttgctttagaatattttttatttctcccAAGGTTTTGGTAAGGGCGGCGGTCTCACCACTAGTAGAAACTTCATTTATAACTCTTGGATTGTTGTTTCTTTGTCTAGCGTGTTGGGTAGACTCCGCCAAATCGgtaatcaattgccatgcctcctccgccatTCTATACTTTGTCAAGGAACCATTGCCTGAGGTATCCAAGAGGATCTTGTCTTGTGGTTTCATTCCTTGGCAAAAATAGCTTATCAACACTATAGTGTCAATCATACGGTAAGGGCATGAGTGAAGTAGTCTCCAAAACTTTTCCCAATACTCGTATAGAGTTTCCATTTCACCTtggacaatgcatgaaatttctttcctcaattTATCCGTCACCTCcgaaggaaagaatttatctaagaactcCCTTCTAAGCAAATTCCAATCACCAACAATCTCATCGGGCAAAGTGTAGAACCACTATTTGGCTCTTCCCTCCAGAGAGAATGAGAAGGCAAACAACCAAATAGCAACCTCATCGGAGCCCTCCCGCCTTGTTGTTGAACATACACTTTGAAAGTCTCTCAGGTGTCTAAGAGGATCTTGGGCagggagtccatgaaacttggGTAGAAGATGAATCAAAGCGATCGTGAGTTCAAAATTTGCGTTTAACTCCGGATAACGCACTTGAAGTGGTTGAAAAACAAAGTCCGGAGCACCGGCTTCCTTAAGAGTGACTCTCCTTAGAGCGGTCATGGTTTCACTACATAGATCAATAGAAGAAGTATTAGTAGTATCGATGAAATAATAGATGGTTTCCTCCTCAA
This window harbors:
- the LOC112778465 gene encoding uncharacterized protein, which codes for MELENLRLEAYDNSRIYKEKMKAMHDRNIRRRQFRAGDLVLLYNSRLRLMPEKLRSRWESSYRVEKAEPYGVYHLRHPSSPNIFKVNGHRLKLYHREKMKSNKEVEVFLLEDEPEGEEI